The following proteins are encoded in a genomic region of Anaerobaca lacustris:
- a CDS encoding KAP family P-loop NTPase fold protein, with translation MSGQGDECKRDDDATQPSFIDSSPLGEDLLEGRSQERIAESISQLIRTDRTENRLIGLDGAWGSGKSNLVKIIESKLKDTHHVFWYDAWGHQEDVQRRAFLEELTEDLCENQIIDSSKWKAKLKDLLSRKRETQTKTTPQLSCGVIVTLLVAIVTPIAGTIAGSVESQYLKVLITSAPLLIGFLLWIGASIKAGRILTPNEVYYLYREKDLTNETYVTISEKEPSVREFQKWMKDLSGSLGEKKLIVVFDNMDRLHPDRIRELWASIHTFFADESFDGIWVIIPFDRKHIACAFTQQEGVADQFLSKSFSVIYRVAPPVLTDWQKFFEVKYKEAFGEREDEEFHLIRRTFDLLQDEITPRSIIAFINEMVSLRLSVEADILLRYIAVFVLAKKQILTAPVDQILSLAFLQKAASAFRDDKDLRNHIAALVYHVPLASASQVSLTREIQNALRDKNDSRLNQLAEHLHFFDILEQVVAGEELDIESSVATFALLDPKHVETDEGKRRVGRIWDSLSEKQLRAPVSQQQFTSTHGLLLTNCSSAMRSKIAEHFVKSVRNAKEFSGAEYFRALSALREYVETNELSVDVLSLVTEIRKSPEVFVDYVGAAGAEYGTFKLKCDESELCEFVAARVPDGLEGLAVLSAVRDDKDYDFQPLLARLEEEVAKDALTAENIEPFYRFYKAIATKKPIKSIGPGCINALLSQVSDDSEGQYDLLAMRVAMASRFPPGAGIAATMLKWTDEKQAQRLAERIEYYATYGSLLLSFVSWPQPMLKTILRDMTLNTYGASAMNIADVLPHFKQLHTSLEIAPEDFIDRLDGWAKHAKNDISAGNVADVVKDGEFFECAVRIECDLTSHIIKVMVEHLNSLGVEQWREPLRDVDSYLFTVMYLLLRGEKLKAVPDNAVPAYRDILVDVAKGDFTMEEDHGWDVFYEKTHKNKLKATAKDIRDMFISDGTIDPARFMTLAHMLRYHAALEEKSPDVVRRILAPIATDSGCLEFIVNSDNLAFFASIVNQAGDDASNFKDIIRQRVLLPECSNALIEFAKAIGIGDADAAKAGEEAQEEGPGED, from the coding sequence AGAGGATGTGCAGCGAAGGGCGTTCCTGGAAGAATTGACGGAGGACTTGTGTGAGAATCAGATTATCGATTCCAGCAAGTGGAAGGCGAAGTTGAAGGATCTCCTTTCCAGAAAGAGAGAGACTCAGACCAAGACGACACCCCAGTTGAGTTGTGGTGTAATCGTAACTCTGCTTGTCGCCATAGTCACGCCTATTGCAGGGACCATAGCGGGCAGCGTCGAAAGCCAATACCTAAAAGTGCTGATTACATCGGCACCCCTCCTCATTGGTTTCCTTCTATGGATAGGTGCTTCCATCAAGGCGGGACGCATTCTAACTCCGAACGAGGTCTACTATCTCTACCGAGAGAAAGATCTGACGAATGAAACTTATGTCACGATTTCGGAAAAAGAGCCGTCTGTCAGGGAGTTCCAGAAGTGGATGAAGGATCTCTCTGGGTCGTTGGGCGAGAAGAAACTGATTGTTGTGTTTGACAACATGGATAGGCTCCATCCGGATAGAATACGAGAGCTGTGGGCTTCGATTCATACCTTCTTTGCAGACGAGTCATTCGATGGCATCTGGGTGATCATACCTTTTGATAGGAAACACATAGCATGTGCATTTACGCAACAAGAAGGAGTAGCAGACCAGTTCCTGAGTAAGTCTTTCTCTGTCATCTATCGGGTGGCCCCACCTGTCCTGACAGACTGGCAGAAATTCTTCGAAGTGAAGTACAAAGAGGCCTTCGGGGAGCGTGAAGATGAAGAGTTTCACCTCATAAGGAGGACCTTCGATCTCCTCCAAGACGAGATCACCCCACGGAGTATCATAGCCTTCATCAACGAAATGGTCTCTCTTCGCCTATCCGTCGAGGCCGACATCCTACTCAGGTATATAGCGGTATTCGTGCTTGCAAAGAAGCAGATACTGACGGCTCCCGTCGATCAGATACTGAGCTTGGCGTTTCTGCAGAAGGCAGCATCTGCCTTCAGAGACGACAAAGACTTGCGAAATCACATCGCTGCGTTGGTATACCACGTGCCACTTGCCTCGGCCAGTCAGGTGTCTCTCACACGCGAGATACAGAACGCCCTGCGCGACAAGAATGATTCGAGATTGAACCAGTTGGCGGAGCATCTCCATTTCTTTGACATCCTTGAGCAGGTGGTTGCAGGAGAGGAACTGGATATCGAGAGTTCTGTGGCGACGTTTGCATTGCTCGATCCCAAACATGTAGAGACTGATGAGGGCAAACGCCGTGTGGGGCGGATATGGGACAGTCTGAGCGAAAAGCAACTGAGGGCTCCGGTGTCCCAACAACAGTTCACGTCAACCCATGGATTGCTGCTCACGAATTGCTCGTCAGCGATGCGGTCAAAAATAGCCGAACATTTCGTCAAGAGCGTTCGGAACGCGAAGGAATTCAGTGGGGCTGAATACTTTCGCGCACTCTCCGCGCTGCGCGAGTATGTTGAGACGAATGAGTTGAGTGTTGACGTGCTCTCCCTTGTGACAGAGATCAGGAAGTCTCCAGAGGTATTTGTAGACTATGTGGGCGCAGCGGGCGCTGAGTACGGGACGTTCAAGCTCAAGTGTGACGAATCGGAACTGTGCGAGTTTGTTGCTGCAAGAGTTCCGGATGGGCTCGAAGGGCTGGCCGTTCTATCCGCGGTACGGGATGACAAAGACTATGACTTTCAGCCTTTGCTTGCCCGACTGGAGGAGGAAGTAGCGAAAGATGCGTTGACTGCGGAGAATATCGAGCCTTTCTACCGATTCTACAAGGCGATCGCTACCAAGAAACCCATCAAGTCTATTGGGCCTGGCTGCATCAATGCTCTTCTGTCACAGGTCTCTGACGACTCTGAGGGACAATATGATCTGCTTGCAATGCGCGTGGCTATGGCCTCCCGGTTTCCCCCTGGGGCCGGAATAGCTGCTACTATGTTGAAATGGACGGACGAGAAGCAGGCCCAGCGTCTTGCAGAGAGAATCGAGTACTACGCGACATACGGCAGTCTATTGTTGAGCTTCGTGTCTTGGCCACAGCCGATGTTGAAGACCATTTTGAGAGATATGACGCTGAATACCTACGGAGCCTCGGCTATGAATATTGCCGATGTGTTGCCGCATTTCAAACAGCTTCACACTTCTCTTGAGATAGCACCAGAGGATTTCATCGACAGACTGGATGGGTGGGCGAAGCACGCAAAGAACGATATCTCGGCAGGGAACGTTGCGGATGTGGTAAAGGATGGTGAGTTCTTTGAGTGCGCGGTGCGAATCGAGTGTGACTTAACAAGTCATATCATCAAGGTCATGGTTGAACACCTGAATTCTCTTGGTGTGGAACAATGGAGAGAACCGCTGCGGGATGTGGATTCGTATCTCTTCACCGTGATGTATTTGCTGCTGCGCGGAGAGAAGCTCAAAGCAGTCCCTGACAATGCAGTGCCGGCGTACAGGGACATTCTGGTGGACGTGGCGAAGGGTGACTTCACGATGGAAGAAGATCATGGATGGGACGTATTCTACGAGAAGACACACAAGAACAAACTAAAGGCCACTGCAAAGGACATCCGAGACATGTTTATCTCTGACGGGACGATTGACCCTGCGAGGTTCATGACCCTTGCACATATGCTCCGTTACCACGCAGCGCTGGAAGAAAAGAGTCCTGATGTTGTGAGGCGGATACTGGCTCCCATCGCGACCGACAGCGGGTGTCTTGAGTTCATTGTGAATAGTGATAATCTCGCGTTCTTCGCCTCCATCGTTAACCAGGCAGGCGACGATGCGAGTAACTTCAAGGATATCATCAGGCAGAGAGTGCTTCTGCCGGAATGCAGCAACGCGTTGATTGAATTTGCCAAGGCGATAGGAATTGGAGACGCTGATGCCGCCAAGGCCGGGGAGGAGGCGCA